The following proteins come from a genomic window of Paenibacillus swuensis:
- a CDS encoding LCP family protein, translating to MRRTIKWGVSILSLIIIAFVAYYGYGLYNAADKFSKDPDTSRFGDFIPVKEQEPPKWEGQERVNILILGGDERGLRANETPRSDSMMVASLDPVTKKGFIFSILRDTYVDIPEHRDNRVNVALTLGGPELAMKTVSDYLGIPIQYYLYTDFQGFIALVDSIGGIDLDVEKDMHYVDAADDHVYDIDLKKGLQHLDGKKSLQYVRFRHDAQSDFTRTERQRKFLKAVADKMQTTTSLMKLPDIMSDIAPYVETNLSVTDMLKLGRLGYESKASGVETVQIPPSELIYDDRVGGASVLRADEDKLRDYVQELFEAAQTPPETEPAVMGGNDGVDIVDTVGTLAE from the coding sequence ATGCGCAGAACGATCAAGTGGGGAGTTTCCATCCTATCCCTCATTATTATAGCTTTTGTGGCCTATTACGGGTATGGATTGTATAATGCTGCAGACAAGTTCAGTAAAGACCCGGATACATCCCGTTTCGGAGACTTTATACCTGTGAAGGAGCAGGAGCCGCCGAAATGGGAAGGCCAGGAGCGCGTGAACATTCTGATTCTCGGCGGGGATGAAAGAGGCTTGCGCGCAAACGAAACGCCTCGCTCGGACTCCATGATGGTCGCTTCCCTGGACCCGGTGACGAAGAAGGGCTTCATCTTCTCGATTCTGCGGGATACTTACGTTGACATTCCGGAACATCGGGATAATCGGGTGAATGTCGCGTTAACGCTGGGCGGTCCGGAGCTTGCGATGAAGACGGTCAGTGACTATTTGGGCATTCCCATTCAATACTACTTGTATACCGATTTCCAAGGCTTTATCGCATTGGTGGATTCCATCGGCGGGATTGATCTGGATGTGGAGAAAGATATGCATTATGTGGACGCTGCGGATGACCATGTTTACGATATTGATTTAAAGAAAGGCCTTCAACACTTGGACGGCAAAAAATCCCTTCAATACGTTCGCTTCCGCCACGATGCGCAATCCGATTTCACTCGTACGGAACGGCAACGTAAATTCCTGAAGGCTGTCGCCGATAAGATGCAAACGACGACATCGCTGATGAAGCTGCCGGATATTATGAGCGATATCGCACCGTATGTTGAGACGAATCTGTCGGTAACCGATATGCTCAAGCTGGGACGGCTGGGCTATGAGAGCAAGGCTTCCGGTGTGGAAACCGTGCAGATCCCGCCGTCAGAGCTTATCTATGATGACCGTGTAGGCGGCGCTTCCGTCTTACGGGCCGATGAGGACAAACTGCGCGATTATGTGCAGGAGCTGTTCGAAGCCGCACAGACGCCACCGGAGACGGAGCCCGCTGTGATGGGCGGCAATGACGGTGTGGACATCGTGGACACGGTGGGAACTTTGGCAGAGTAG
- a CDS encoding ABC transporter permease yields MLSAYTDFIRIRFLMMLAYRVNYYSGILIYAINIGAYYFLWKAIYGTQEQLGGLSVGQMTTYVAVSWMARAFYFNNLDREIANDIRDGSVAIQFIRPYNYLLVKMMQGLGEGLFRFLLFMIPGMALVTLLFPVRLPTDPATWAIFLVMLFFSFLINSQINILTGLFAFFVENNEGMMRMKRVIVDLFSGLIVPISFFPGWFKPLMEWLPFQAITYLPGSVFTGKTVGTAALQVLGIQVIWFAVLIIPIGLTWRTARQRLFVQGG; encoded by the coding sequence ATGCTTAGCGCCTATACCGACTTTATCCGGATCCGGTTTCTGATGATGCTGGCGTACAGGGTTAATTATTATTCCGGTATTTTAATTTATGCCATTAATATCGGCGCCTACTATTTCTTGTGGAAAGCCATATACGGAACGCAGGAGCAGCTCGGCGGCCTGTCTGTGGGGCAGATGACCACTTACGTGGCTGTATCCTGGATGGCCCGCGCTTTCTACTTTAACAACCTGGACCGGGAAATCGCGAATGATATCCGGGACGGGAGCGTGGCTATTCAGTTCATCCGGCCGTACAACTATCTTTTGGTCAAAATGATGCAAGGACTCGGCGAAGGCCTCTTCCGCTTCCTGTTGTTCATGATACCGGGCATGGCGCTCGTGACGCTCCTGTTTCCGGTGCGGCTGCCGACGGACCCGGCCACTTGGGCGATCTTCTTAGTCATGTTGTTCTTCAGTTTTCTGATTAATTCACAAATTAACATTCTTACAGGATTGTTCGCCTTCTTCGTGGAGAATAATGAAGGCATGATGCGCATGAAGCGGGTCATTGTCGATTTATTCTCGGGTTTAATTGTCCCGATCTCGTTCTTCCCGGGGTGGTTCAAGCCGCTGATGGAGTGGTTGCCGTTTCAAGCCATCACGTATTTGCCGGGCTCTGTGTTCACGGGCAAGACGGTCGGTACAGCCGCGCTGCAGGTTCTGGGCATCCAGGTTATCTGGTTCGCGGTGCTGATTATTCCGATCGGTCTGACATGGCGTACGGCCAGACAGCGCCTGTTCGTGCAAGGGGGGTAA
- the metE gene encoding 5-methyltetrahydropteroyltriglutamate--homocysteine S-methyltransferase, whose protein sequence is MVRSSVLGYPRIGENREWKKALEAFWSGRIEEHEFQQQMQDIRLGHLRKQQEKGVDFIPVNDFSYYDHVLDTAAMFGIVPERFSYQGGAVPLSVYYGIARGTQDAAASEMTKWFNTNYHYIVPELNGTSPLLTENKPLIAYREAKEKLGIEGKPVILGPLTFLKLSKGYNPSEIDSWLNRLLPLYVRVLQELSAEGAQWVQVDEPILVTKLDEDDLTRLKRIYETLTASAPNLNVMLQTYFESLEHYSDIVALPVQGIGLDFVHGYAGNMKALQVHGFPTGKILGAGIIDGRSIWKASLHDKKAIIDEISRYVSEDSLIIQSSCSLLHVPVTVDHEAKLGSHLKNALAFADEKLDELVLLTKAASADSDTLTSEHMDRSQQAHKAIQLSDERNRADIHQAVKGILKQPLVRSLPFSERHAIQRDTWQLPFLPTTTIGSFPQTAEVRKARLLWRKGEWSPDRYNHFIREQIGEWIREQEDIGLDVLVHGEFERTDMVEFFGEKLEGFAFTQNGWVQSYGSRCVKPPIIYGDVAFTESMTVEETRYAQSLTQRPVKGMLTGPITIMNWSFTREDLPREQIAYQLAYALRQEVEALERSGIGMIQVDEPAVREGLPLKEKDQAEYLTWAVKAFRMTTCTVQPSTQIHTHMCYCEFHDMMNSIESMDADVISIESSRSHGELIHSFESNTYPLGIGLGVYDIHSPRVPAVEEMTSMIDRALRVLDPGLFWINPDCGLKTRGAGETIASLRNMVAATKFARVHHS, encoded by the coding sequence ATGGTTAGAAGCAGTGTGTTAGGCTATCCGCGGATCGGGGAGAACCGGGAGTGGAAGAAGGCGCTTGAGGCGTTCTGGTCGGGCCGGATTGAAGAACATGAATTTCAACAACAGATGCAGGACATTCGGTTGGGACACTTGCGTAAACAGCAGGAGAAGGGAGTGGATTTCATTCCTGTCAATGACTTCTCCTATTACGATCATGTGCTGGATACAGCGGCGATGTTCGGGATTGTCCCCGAGCGGTTTTCATATCAGGGCGGAGCGGTCCCCCTGTCCGTCTATTACGGAATCGCCCGTGGAACGCAGGATGCGGCCGCTAGTGAAATGACGAAGTGGTTTAACACGAACTATCACTATATCGTGCCGGAATTGAACGGGACATCGCCTCTGCTTACAGAGAATAAACCTTTGATCGCTTACCGTGAAGCCAAGGAGAAGCTTGGCATCGAGGGTAAACCGGTCATCCTGGGTCCGTTAACCTTCTTGAAGTTGTCCAAGGGATACAATCCCTCCGAGATCGATTCCTGGCTTAACCGGCTGCTCCCGCTTTATGTGCGGGTTCTTCAGGAATTGTCCGCGGAAGGCGCGCAGTGGGTACAAGTGGACGAGCCGATTCTCGTAACGAAGCTGGACGAAGACGACTTGACGAGGCTCAAGCGAATTTATGAGACGCTTACGGCTTCCGCTCCAAACTTGAACGTGATGCTGCAGACGTACTTTGAGTCCTTGGAACATTACTCCGACATCGTCGCGTTACCTGTTCAAGGGATCGGGCTGGACTTCGTTCACGGGTATGCCGGAAATATGAAGGCGCTACAAGTTCACGGTTTTCCCACAGGCAAAATACTTGGCGCAGGCATCATCGACGGACGCAGCATTTGGAAGGCATCGCTTCACGATAAGAAGGCAATCATCGATGAGATCAGCCGTTACGTTTCAGAGGATAGCCTGATCATCCAATCGTCCTGCAGTTTACTTCATGTTCCCGTGACCGTAGACCATGAAGCTAAGCTTGGTTCTCATCTCAAGAACGCACTGGCTTTTGCGGACGAAAAGCTGGACGAGCTTGTCCTTCTGACAAAGGCCGCTTCCGCCGACAGTGACACATTAACTAGTGAGCATATGGATAGAAGTCAACAAGCGCATAAGGCTATTCAACTGTCCGACGAACGGAATCGAGCCGACATCCATCAGGCGGTGAAAGGCATATTAAAGCAACCTCTCGTGCGAAGTCTGCCTTTCTCAGAACGCCATGCGATTCAACGGGATACATGGCAGCTGCCGTTTCTTCCGACCACGACAATCGGCAGTTTCCCTCAAACAGCTGAAGTACGTAAAGCCCGCTTGTTGTGGCGTAAAGGAGAGTGGTCTCCTGACCGGTACAATCACTTCATCCGTGAGCAGATTGGAGAATGGATTCGGGAGCAGGAAGACATCGGACTGGATGTGCTCGTTCACGGGGAGTTTGAGCGGACGGATATGGTTGAGTTTTTTGGCGAGAAGCTTGAGGGCTTCGCGTTTACGCAGAACGGCTGGGTCCAATCCTATGGTTCCCGTTGTGTAAAGCCGCCTATTATTTACGGAGATGTGGCCTTTACGGAGAGCATGACCGTTGAAGAAACGAGGTATGCGCAATCTTTGACGCAAAGGCCGGTGAAAGGGATGCTGACCGGACCGATTACGATTATGAATTGGTCTTTTACCCGTGAAGATCTGCCGCGGGAACAGATTGCTTATCAGTTGGCTTATGCTTTGAGGCAGGAAGTGGAAGCGTTGGAGCGCTCGGGTATCGGCATGATTCAGGTTGACGAGCCGGCGGTTCGCGAAGGGCTGCCGTTGAAGGAGAAGGATCAAGCCGAGTATCTGACTTGGGCGGTGAAAGCTTTCCGGATGACCACCTGCACAGTGCAGCCTTCCACGCAAATACACACGCATATGTGCTATTGCGAATTCCATGACATGATGAACTCGATCGAATCGATGGATGCCGATGTTATTTCGATCGAATCTTCCCGCAGCCATGGCGAACTGATTCATAGCTTCGAATCGAACACCTACCCGTTGGGTATCGGATTAGGCGTATATGATATCCACAGTCCGAGGGTGCCGGCCGTGGAAGAAATGACAAGCATGATTGACCGCGCTTTACGTGTGCTGGATCCAGGCTTGTTCTGGATTAATCCGGACTGCGGTTTGAAAACCCGCGGAGCCGGTGAAACGATTGCATCCTTGCGCAATATGGTGGCGGCGACGAAATTCGCCCGTGTGCATCACTCATAG
- a CDS encoding ABC transporter ATP-binding protein, producing MHAIDVRELRKDFQIQKNREGVSGALKDLFKREYTHVSAVKDISFQIPKGEICGYIGENGAGKSTTIKMLTGILVPTSGDVRVNGFVPHQDREKFVQNIGVVFGQRSQLWWDIGVIESFNLLRKVYRVGEREFKLRLDELVERLQLQELLNRPVRKLSLGQRMRCELAASLIHNPAILFLDEPTIGLDIVVKTEIREFLKSLNQRYETTILLTTHDLQDIEALCSRVIMLDDGQIIYDGGLDDMKAKWGKGKEVQFQFAGHYELEKLRLLTAGLNVEWSPENEVTAKVWIPLEVNVSDVLSRVVGSTDIRDIKIIETNTDDIVREIYRTGTAGETIHA from the coding sequence TTGCATGCAATAGATGTGCGCGAGTTAAGAAAAGACTTTCAGATTCAGAAAAATCGGGAGGGTGTCTCAGGCGCTCTTAAAGATTTATTCAAACGGGAATACACGCATGTCTCCGCGGTGAAAGATATTTCATTCCAAATTCCGAAGGGGGAAATATGCGGGTATATCGGCGAGAACGGCGCCGGGAAGTCCACAACGATCAAGATGCTTACAGGCATTCTGGTGCCTACCTCGGGAGACGTCCGGGTAAACGGGTTCGTGCCTCATCAGGACAGAGAGAAGTTTGTGCAGAATATCGGCGTCGTCTTCGGGCAGCGCAGTCAGCTGTGGTGGGATATCGGCGTGATTGAGTCATTCAACCTCCTGCGTAAAGTGTATCGTGTGGGAGAACGGGAGTTTAAGCTCCGGTTGGACGAGCTTGTGGAACGTCTGCAGCTTCAGGAACTGTTGAACAGGCCGGTTCGCAAGCTAAGTCTTGGACAGCGGATGCGTTGCGAGCTGGCGGCTTCGCTTATTCATAATCCGGCCATTCTGTTTCTGGATGAGCCTACCATCGGCTTGGACATTGTGGTGAAGACAGAAATCCGGGAATTCCTGAAATCTCTGAACCAACGCTATGAAACCACAATTCTGCTTACCACCCATGATTTACAAGATATCGAAGCTTTATGCTCCCGCGTCATCATGTTGGATGACGGTCAGATTATTTATGACGGCGGACTGGACGATATGAAGGCGAAGTGGGGCAAGGGGAAAGAAGTTCAGTTCCAATTCGCGGGGCATTACGAGCTGGAGAAATTAAGACTATTAACTGCGGGCTTGAACGTGGAATGGTCTCCGGAGAATGAAGTTACAGCCAAAGTGTGGATTCCGCTGGAAGTGAATGTATCCGATGTGCTAAGCCGTGTCGTAGGTTCAACCGATATTCGCGATATCAAGATCATTGAAACCAATACCGACGACATCGTACGCGAAATTTACCGAACAGGTACGGCGGGTGAGACGATTCATGCTTAG